One Gadus morhua chromosome 23, gadMor3.0, whole genome shotgun sequence DNA segment encodes these proteins:
- the LOC115536988 gene encoding copine-3 encodes MATGGPVPVVPLQCVTKVELTISCENLMDMDVFSKSDPLCALYIESGTGWYEFGRTEMVLNCLNPRFSKKFKIDYFFETLQKLKFCVYDIDNDTYDLGDDDFLGELECTLGQIVSCRRMTRPLLLKDRRTAGKGTITICAEEIQDNRVAHFEVSARKLDKKYLWWSDPFLEFHKQTEAGWQLAHRTEVVKNNLNPTWRPFRITVQSLCGGDVEKPIRVDCYDHYTNGAHSIIGSFVTTLSQLEAGTYTSPAEFACVNRKKSERKPGYKNSGVICIKRCEVVKEYTFLNYIMGGCQLNFTIAIDFTASNGDPRSPQSLHFIDPQGYNEYLAAIWAVGSVIQDYDSTKSFPAFGFGAIVPPTGTVSHEFPINFTPDYPFCHGIEGVVSAYQQCLPVVKLYGPTCFAPIINHVACFARQAMQQNTASQYFVLLIITDGVITDMDQTLTAVVNASRLPMSIIIIGVGAADFGAMEFLDSDDKLLRSSRGDVAFRDIVQFVPFRAFKANSIALAQSVLAELPDQVGRFFNFFKLKPPNEDSSQASTL; translated from the exons ATGGCTACCGGTGGGCCAGTGCCCGTGGTTCCTCTCCAATGTGTGACCAAGGTGGAGCTGACGATCTCTTGTGAGAATCTAATGGACATGGATGTGTTCTCCAAGTCTGATCCACTCTGTGCGTTGTACATCGAATCAGGAACTGGCTGGTATGAG TTTGGTCGCACAGAGATGGTTCTGAACTGCCTTAATCCAAGGTTCTCCAAGAAGTTTAAAATTGACTACTTCTTTGAGACGCTTCAAAAGCTGAAGTTCTGCGTGTATGACATCGACAACGACACGTATGACCTGGGAGACGACGACTTCCTGGGAGAGCTGGAGTGCACTTTAGGCCAA ATTGTGTCGTGTAGAAGGATGACTCGCCCTCTTCTGCTGAAGGACAGGAGGACAGCCGGGAAGGGAACCATCACA ATCTGCGCTGAGGAGATTCAGGACAACAGAGTGGCTCATTTTGAAGTTTCAGCTCGGAAGCTAGACAAAAAG TATTTGTGGTGGTCCGACCCTTTCCTGGAATTCCACAAGCAGACAGAAGCTGGGTGGCAGCTGGCCCACAGAACTGAG GTGGTGAAAAACAACCTGAATCCAACATGGAGGCCCTTCCGTATCACTGTGCAGTCGCTCTGTGGAGGCGACGTGGAGAAACCCAtacga GTGGACTGTTACGACCACTACACGAACGGCGCCCACAGCATTATCGGATCCTTTGTGACCACCCTGTCACAGTTGGAAGCCGGCACATACACATCTCCG GCTGAGTTTGCGTGCGTGAACAGGAAAAAGTCTGAGAGGAAGCCAGGTTACAAGAACTCTGGTGTCATTTGCATCAAGAGATGTGAG GTGGTGAAGGAGTACACCTTCTTGAATTACATCATGGGGGGTTGCCAACTCAACTTCACG ATAGCCATAGACTTCACAGCCTCGAACGGCGACCCCCGGAGCCCCCAGTCCCTCCACTTCATCGACCCTCAGGGCTACAACGAGTACCTGGCCGCCATCTGGGCCGTGGGCTCGGTGATCCAGGACTACGACAG TACCAAATCCTTTCCCGCCTTCGGGTTTGGAGCCATCGTGCCTCCCACTGGGACG GTGTCCCATGAGTTCCCGATAAACTTTACCCCAGATTATCCATTCTGTCATG GCATCGAAGGGGTGGTGTCTGCCTACCAGCAGTGTCTGCCCGTAGTGAAGCTCTACGGACCCACCTGCTTCGCCCCCATCATCAACCACGTGGCCTGCTTCGCCAGACAGGCCATGCAGCAGAACACTGCCTCG CAATACTTTGTTCTGCTCATCATCACCGACGGCGTGATCACGGACATGGACCAGACACTAACTGCCGTCGTCAACGCCTCCCGCCTCCCCatgtccatcatcatcatcggggTGGGCGCGGCCGACTTCGGCGCCATGGAGTTCCTCGACAGCGACGACAAACTGCTGCGGTCGTCGCGGGGCGACGTGGCCTTCCGTGACATCGTCCAGTTCGTGCCTTTCAGGGCCTTCAAG GCAAACAGCATTGCTCTAGCTCAGAGTGTCCTGGCAGAGTTGCCCGACCAAGTGGGCCGCtttttcaacttcttcaaaCTGAAGCCCCCCAATGAAGACTCCAGTCAAGCAAGCACTCTATAG